The Tripterygium wilfordii isolate XIE 37 chromosome 18, ASM1340144v1, whole genome shotgun sequence nucleotide sequence TGCACTCTCACCTGCAAACTCAACCTTTCCTGGACCTCTAATCTTCCCCTCTTTTGACCTGCCTTGCTCTTCAGATTGCTTAAAAAACACTGGAATTTCAGATCCTAAATCAGCCTCATGACCTGAAGAAGAGCCCCATGTTAAAGTCTTAAGGCTTCTGGGAAACAGGCTCTTGGTGATGAAATTGAAGAGTCTATGGCAAATCCCAAGTGACTGGCTCTCTTTCTTCTGCATGATTggtaaaaatgaagaaaagaaaactactTGTGGCAGCAAAACAAGaagatatatgcatatatatgggTGTATGAGTGTATCTAATTGTCCGTACTGTTTGTTTTGcggggggttttttttttttttttttgacaatatGTGATTCCATGCTTGAAGGAGAGGAGAATAGAAAAGGCTTGAAAGAGAGGGGAATAGAAAAGGCAAAACGTGAGTTTCATGGAAGCATTTGTCATCTACTTTTGGAATCACAAATGGGTGTGTGATTCCTTCTCTAGTTGGTGCACCACTAGAAAGCAAAAGCTAGTTAAGAATAATACAGGTGAAAAAAATGACCATTTCTTTATGTTAATGGCGGGCAATTGCCCACCCTAAATGTTTATGGGCTGCACTGTAAGTTTGTCTTTGCACCCTGGGTCGTCGATTCGGTGTCCGCATCATTGCTCACGCTCCCTTTTTTCTTATTGACTTATCAGTGACCTGTAATTTTTTTCGCAGTTGAAGTTTCAGGCCTTTTGGCCACTCATTCTGACATTTTAATCTAAGCTTCTTTTCGACCTTATATTTTTAACATTCTACAACATCAATTCAAGAGAGCAAACAACTCATTTGGGCCGCAGCTATTATTagtatgttttaatttttgacATCATGCAAGTGTCATGATTTTGCTCAAAAATTATTGATACTATAAGGTATAGCGTATGCATCTTAATTTGATTCTACCAGTCGCAACGACTGTAGTAGAGAGAACATTTTATGCTATTAAGATTTTCAAGAATCGAATTTGGAATTGAATGAACGATCAATGGATAAATGATAGTTTAGTCGTATATattggaaaaaatatttttatagtattCCAAATGAGGTTATCATGAAGCAacttcaaagcatgaaaatttgTCGATACCATTTGTAAatcaactttcaattattatttattactattctataaaattttatttttattgttgttttcttACCTTTTGAGGCATAATGAATAACTAATCCCAAAAAAATCGAAGGTGCTGCCCCAAACCCTCGTGTTCCTATAACTTTTCTCTCTCCGAGATAAAATATTGCGTTCGCCCCTCATTGAGATACCATGCATTGTAAAGCCAAGTAGTGGAATTCTACCTTGCTTAAAGTTGATCAGATTCCCTCTCTCACAAGATTTCACAATCTGGAATCCTAGATATGGATGTGAAtagttttgatgccttaaattCTCAACTGATTGATTCGAACTCGAACGCCATAAATTCGAAGAGAGAACTAATTAAATTATCGTGAAATGATTAACCAATCCCTAAAATCTTAAAATTGTTACCCTATCAAGATTGTTCCACTATGATAAAATGATATCAAATCAATCATACAATTAAAAGCATGTTCATTGTCATTCATTATGATCATATGTGTGTTGAGTTCGTTTACTTTTATAGAATATTTGTTGTTTTAATAGGAACAACTTAAACTCATTTactaatttgaagagataaagTGCTTTATAAGATTAAACACATTTCAATTGGAGGTGgtcattttaaaaacaaaaccgtGCGGATTTTGAGTCTAAAGAGGAAAAAAACCActttaatttcaatatatatgtttgataaGGTGGTTCCGTAAACTGGATTGTCAACGACACTGTAAATTAAATAAGTCAACGATACCGTCGGCAAAACTTAAGCTTCATAATGAAGCTTAAGTTGTGGTTGCTTTTATACAAAGAATAAGTTtagtaataaatataaataattttcacaGTTTATCAGTTACCATCATTTAAAAGTTACACCAAATATCTCACAATTTATTTGATAGATTTTGAGCTATCGTTGAaaatcattttttaaatttcaaaaccGGTTCACGAATCTAAGTTGAGGACCGGCCAGTCGACCCGGTTCTACCGAAATCGTCttgatttgaatatttgatcgCAAACCTATGGAGTTCCTTCCAAACTCTATCGATTGAAATTCCCAAAATTTTTACCTCTCAAAGAAAGCTTCACCATTTCCTCTAATGGATTTCTTCAAATCCGTTTTCTCGGACGATCCAGATCCTCCTTCAACCGAAAATGAATCCGATTCTCCCCGAAGTGAAGGTCATCAAGAAAGCCCAGATCCGGAGCCTAAACAAGCCAATCCGGACACCAGCGACAGTGGTACTGGAGCGTGGAGCTTCGGGGGACTGTTCAAAACCATATCCACCAAATCCGAATCAGTCTTAGAGACATACCGTCGCGATCTCAAGGAATTCGGATCGGGTCTAAGGAAGGAGATCGAGGTTGCCCAGGGTTCGCTCGAGAACGTGAGTCATAAAATTGACGAAATTGGGACTACCGTTTGGAAAGGGACGACTCAGATCATCTCACAAGGTAAGGATGCAATTCTATCTGCTGATCACGAATCTGATTCTTCTGATTACAACAGTAGTGATAGGAACTTTAGTAGTAACAAAAAGTATAGTCGTTTCGATGCTCAAGTTCGTGCGATTCAGGGAGATGTAAGCACGTATTGTGATGAGCCTGAGGATTTGGATGAGTATAACAAGTggaaattagggtttgatttgaAGGAGAAGAGTGAGGACATGGAGAGCTTATTTGAGGAGAATGGGGCAATGGAGGGTATATATAAGAGGGTTGTTCCAAGTAGTGTGGATCATGAGACTTTCTGGTGTAGGTATTACTATAGGATGTATCGGCTTAAGCAAGTTGATCATTTGAGAGCTATGATGGTGAAGAGAGCGAAGGAAGAGGAGGATTTGAGTTGGGATGTTGATGATGAGGACTTTGAGGAGGAGAGCAGTGGGTTGTCTAAAGCTATTTCAAAGGCAAAAGAGGAGGTAGGCAGTAAAGATTCTGGTCAACTTGTTAAAGAGGAGGTATTGCAGGATGTGAGTTCTATGGATGTTAACGGGATGCAACAGAATGTTAAGCCAGATAAAGAGACTAATGTCGTACTCAAAGGCGAAACATTGGAGAATAGAGAGTTGGGTGTTAGAGATTCTGAGGAAATTGTGAAGGAGGTTTCTGTTATGGAATCCGACAAGAAAGGGGACGAGATATCAAAAGTGGATGAGGAGGGTAAAGGAACTGGTGATGGATCTAACAATGACAAATTGGATGATGAGAAGGTGAATTTGGATAAGAATAATGAAGGTGCTGTGTCAAAATCAGACGACAAAGTGGCTTTCGAAGGGAAGGGTGATGCTGGAGAATCTGGTAAAGACAGTGATTTTTCGGTGACATCCACTCATGAGGAGGAAGACCTTGGTTGGGATGAGATTGAGGATCTTAGCAGCATCGAGGAAAAGGATGATAAGAAACCTAGTCATGGTGGGAGCCCTAATAGAGCTGATCTTCGGAAACGATTGAGCACGGCAGAAGACGATGAAGACTTGAGTTGGGatattgaagaagatgatgagccAGTTAAAGCTTAAAGCTACATAAAAGCTCTTGTATAACTTACCAAATCCTGTTATTTTTTCTTCCACAATTCTTGCATTAAGTGTTATATGGTGTTGTTTACTTGTTGCATTTTAAGTGCAAGTATCTTCTGTGATTGTGTACAAGTTGGAAATAAGATCCTTTGTTCTTCATTAATTTGTAGATTCATCAAAAGATATGCAGGAGGCATTTATTTGTTGAGAAACCTGCCAGATTATATACTTTCTTAGTGGAGCATGGAATCTATGACTAGCAAAATAAGTTTTCATTTTCCACTTCCCTGATAAAGCATAGAATATCTTGGTAGCTAAGCTTCATTACAGGGGACTATTCGAAGGGGTCAAGGAGATATCAAGAAGCATCCACTCTAAAAGCTGTTGGAAAATTTATGGAATTATCCTTTGCTTAGGGTTTATTATTCTGTAATAATTCATAATTGTTGTTAATAATTTTACCTTTTCCCCTACTTATAAATGGACCGAGTGCGGGTTGGGCCTGATTGGAGACTGTAAAGGCTGGAAGACC carries:
- the LOC119984635 gene encoding BSD domain-containing protein 1, which gives rise to MDFFKSVFSDDPDPPSTENESDSPRSEGHQESPDPEPKQANPDTSDSGTGAWSFGGLFKTISTKSESVLETYRRDLKEFGSGLRKEIEVAQGSLENVSHKIDEIGTTVWKGTTQIISQGKDAILSADHESDSSDYNSSDRNFSSNKKYSRFDAQVRAIQGDVSTYCDEPEDLDEYNKWKLGFDLKEKSEDMESLFEENGAMEGIYKRVVPSSVDHETFWCRYYYRMYRLKQVDHLRAMMVKRAKEEEDLSWDVDDEDFEEESSGLSKAISKAKEEVGSKDSGQLVKEEVLQDVSSMDVNGMQQNVKPDKETNVVLKGETLENRELGVRDSEEIVKEVSVMESDKKGDEISKVDEEGKGTGDGSNNDKLDDEKVNLDKNNEGAVSKSDDKVAFEGKGDAGESGKDSDFSVTSTHEEEDLGWDEIEDLSSIEEKDDKKPSHGGSPNRADLRKRLSTAEDDEDLSWDIEEDDEPVKA